Proteins encoded within one genomic window of Funiculus sociatus GB2-C1:
- a CDS encoding EF-hand domain-containing protein, giving the protein MATEQELQSLFNTLDRDQDGKVSSNELFLSPGLNAVISAETGTSPAELLAMYRDEDGNITFEDLKQAVKKAGNLE; this is encoded by the coding sequence ATGGCAACTGAGCAAGAGCTTCAATCTCTTTTTAATACCTTGGATAGAGATCAAGATGGCAAAGTATCGAGTAATGAGCTTTTTTTAAGCCCTGGGTTAAATGCAGTCATTTCAGCAGAAACAGGTACTAGCCCCGCAGAACTGCTAGCGATGTATCGAGATGAAGACGGTAATATTACCTTTGAAGACTTGAAACAAGCTGTTAAGAAAGCAGGGAATTTAGAATAA
- a CDS encoding RusA family crossover junction endodeoxyribonuclease — MTDEPMNDVEKVALNDRPVLFQRRDRVRSHVVIRKQFLPAQSTAIALGFPISRAGVKIQLQGAHRGDLDNLAGSVLDALVSSGILLDDRITCVPWLTVEYQVKKQQGCWVELLSTVWTPHEREDTP; from the coding sequence ATGACTGATGAACCCATGAACGACGTTGAAAAGGTGGCGTTGAACGATCGCCCTGTGCTGTTTCAAAGGCGCGATCGCGTCCGCTCTCATGTGGTAATAAGAAAACAATTCTTACCAGCCCAATCAACAGCGATCGCTCTGGGCTTCCCCATCTCAAGAGCAGGCGTTAAGATTCAGCTTCAAGGGGCGCATAGAGGCGATCTAGACAATCTAGCTGGTTCTGTTTTGGACGCTCTAGTGTCAAGCGGCATTTTGCTTGATGACCGTATCACCTGCGTGCCTTGGCTGACTGTGGAGTATCAAGTAAAAAAACAACAGGGTTGCTGGGTGGAATTGCTTTCAACAGTTTGGACACCCCATGAACGCGAGGACACCCCATGA
- a CDS encoding phage/plasmid primase, P4 family has translation MTVSLQGKHQGAYKCWTNQCDSALIRETIAPLNQKQSGDRFPKVIHTPKRQPAPVPPPIPEGGINLVKLAAPATDSPEPTRRRDRTHGEVVEIRYDYSDHQWTIRKEWHDSEKGRIKRFTPWHRDSEGVEHWVKGDRPWNPYRFDEALEAISATEGEVKALLLVEGEKCVEAARGAGLAAISLQGGSWTDSAILSMAQSLKDLGVILVFLHDIDDTGFKKLKAVEEGCALAGLPCIAINPVKIYSDLDEKHDIVEILQVMDAPEFITRLEQQIHAAVAEREAEINAWTEEEDEGDSQNDRGDRQSRKADKIADEIAEKYRDRLLFNNESKTWMLYESELPGVWTAESDEYIESVIHGIIRGWGISGYGSYSFITNIVKNLRCQLMQRRWVEPAPNKLLPFQDGVLDLAAGELLPHCPSYRFTWALTRCHDSKATDWTGIDAFLTHATGGNAKLKEILICFANAVLLGRADLQKFVHLIGLGGSGKGTFMRLLVDLIGAQNCHSSTLEDLTSNKFEMVNAFKKRLVLFWDEDRGVKQLGKFKSLIGGDWLRGEIKGKQAFQFRYDGMVIVSSNFPVFTGDSSSGMTRRVVTVPLNATTSPSQRRDLNAEFQSELAGFTNHLLNIPSERVTQVLMGLEATPEVDQQFWENCIRTNSVAAWLNDRVIRDRLAITPIGNNSEDSRTLYGDYHTYCRGSGTSPRASKNFSPDLLELCQSILGWKEVQKVHQKTGNAIQGLRLRNDGDRDIPTYDYRLFQAVKGSEGYGEGYGEGSESLQGKILKDGEGKITNSEKKENELMTVVQTEIALTDSNVAVDNPSPPVNSTAGEGFNPSLHPSPHPSPATISTATPDDAKEIEECAKDLQRASDGVELHMLMAAFAAVLDEYQKRRVWLAIPTNRRSELMTMMEQAREAAQPGTLCKVKQIGGTEVDPTYTWCDAVLTSHPAPPARMGWTFQLVDDGRVVELRGSSEWLLLG, from the coding sequence ATGACAGTTTCGTTGCAAGGTAAGCATCAAGGCGCTTACAAATGTTGGACAAATCAGTGCGATTCTGCGCTTATCCGGGAAACAATCGCACCATTGAACCAGAAGCAAAGCGGCGATCGCTTCCCTAAAGTTATTCATACACCCAAGCGCCAGCCTGCCCCAGTTCCGCCGCCAATACCGGAAGGGGGGATTAATCTTGTTAAGCTGGCAGCACCTGCAACTGATTCCCCAGAACCAACACGGCGACGTGATCGCACTCACGGCGAAGTTGTTGAAATTCGATATGACTATTCTGATCACCAGTGGACTATCCGCAAAGAGTGGCATGACTCCGAGAAAGGGCGCATAAAAAGATTCACGCCCTGGCACCGCGACAGCGAAGGCGTTGAGCATTGGGTTAAAGGCGATCGTCCTTGGAATCCTTACAGATTTGATGAGGCGCTAGAAGCTATCTCGGCAACAGAAGGCGAAGTCAAGGCGCTGCTACTTGTCGAGGGTGAAAAGTGCGTAGAAGCTGCAAGGGGGGCAGGACTCGCGGCAATTAGCCTCCAGGGTGGTAGCTGGACAGATTCAGCAATCCTGAGTATGGCTCAATCGCTAAAAGATTTAGGAGTAATCCTAGTTTTTCTACACGACATTGACGACACAGGATTCAAGAAGCTTAAGGCAGTTGAGGAAGGATGCGCCCTGGCTGGACTGCCTTGCATTGCCATTAACCCGGTAAAAATTTACAGCGATCTAGATGAAAAACACGATATCGTTGAAATTTTGCAAGTGATGGATGCACCCGAATTTATCACACGACTAGAACAACAAATTCACGCAGCAGTTGCCGAACGCGAGGCGGAAATAAACGCTTGGACGGAGGAGGAAGATGAAGGTGACAGTCAGAATGATCGCGGCGATCGCCAGTCGCGGAAAGCGGACAAAATAGCCGACGAGATTGCTGAAAAGTACCGTGATCGCCTTCTTTTTAACAACGAGTCAAAAACCTGGATGCTTTACGAGTCGGAGCTTCCGGGAGTCTGGACAGCAGAAAGTGACGAATACATTGAATCTGTTATTCATGGCATCATCCGAGGATGGGGCATATCGGGCTATGGCTCCTACAGTTTCATAACAAACATCGTAAAAAACCTACGATGCCAATTGATGCAGCGGCGATGGGTAGAGCCAGCTCCTAACAAACTGCTGCCGTTTCAAGACGGTGTTCTAGACTTGGCGGCGGGTGAATTGTTGCCACATTGTCCTAGTTATCGATTCACTTGGGCGCTGACACGATGCCACGATTCAAAGGCTACTGATTGGACTGGTATTGATGCCTTCCTGACTCATGCGACAGGGGGGAATGCCAAGTTGAAAGAGATCCTGATCTGCTTTGCAAATGCTGTTCTACTTGGACGCGCAGACCTTCAGAAATTCGTTCACTTGATCGGGCTGGGAGGCAGCGGAAAAGGCACTTTTATGAGGCTGCTAGTTGACTTAATTGGCGCTCAAAATTGCCATTCCAGCACCCTCGAAGACCTGACATCGAACAAGTTTGAAATGGTCAATGCTTTTAAGAAGCGATTGGTTCTTTTTTGGGACGAAGATCGGGGAGTGAAGCAGTTAGGGAAATTCAAGAGCCTAATCGGTGGAGACTGGCTGAGGGGAGAAATTAAGGGTAAGCAGGCGTTTCAATTTCGGTACGACGGCATGGTAATCGTCAGCTCCAACTTCCCAGTTTTTACAGGAGATTCCAGCAGCGGCATGACTCGCCGGGTAGTTACAGTTCCCTTGAATGCGACGACATCACCCAGCCAGCGACGTGATCTTAATGCAGAGTTTCAGTCTGAACTGGCAGGATTTACAAATCATCTGCTGAACATCCCTTCCGAGCGTGTCACACAAGTATTGATGGGACTTGAAGCAACGCCCGAAGTAGATCAGCAGTTCTGGGAAAACTGCATCAGAACAAACAGTGTTGCAGCCTGGTTGAATGACCGAGTTATCCGCGATCGCTTGGCGATAACACCAATCGGCAACAATTCAGAGGACAGCAGGACGCTTTACGGCGATTACCATACTTACTGCCGAGGTTCTGGGACTTCACCTCGTGCCTCGAAGAACTTCAGCCCCGACCTACTAGAACTTTGCCAATCGATTTTAGGGTGGAAGGAAGTTCAGAAGGTTCACCAAAAGACGGGGAATGCCATTCAAGGGCTTCGACTTCGCAACGATGGCGATCGCGATATACCGACATACGATTACAGGCTTTTTCAGGCGGTGAAGGGTAGTGAAGGATACGGTGAAGGATACGGTGAAGGGTCAGAATCGTTACAGGGCAAGATTTTGAAGGATGGTGAAGGAAAAATCACCAACTCAGAAAAAAAAGAAAATGAGTTAATGACTGTTGTGCAAACAGAAATTGCTTTAACTGATAGCAATGTAGCAGTGGACAATCCTTCACCACCTGTCAACAGTACGGCTGGAGAAGGTTTCAACCCTTCACTCCATCCTTCACCCCATCCTTCACCAGCTACGATTTCGACTGCAACGCCCGACGATGCCAAGGAAATTGAAGAATGTGCCAAAGACCTCCAACGCGCTTCGGATGGCGTTGAATTGCATATGTTGATGGCAGCATTTGCCGCCGTCCTAGATGAATATCAAAAGCGCCGCGTTTGGCTTGCGATTCCGACCAATCGCCGCAGTGAGTTGATGACAATGATGGAGCAAGCGCGGGAAGCTGCCCAGCCCGGAACGCTTTGTAAGGTTAAGCAGATTGGTGGAACTGAAGTAGACCCTACTTATACTTGGTGCGATGCTGTGCTGACATCGCACCCAGCGCCGCCAGCGAGGATGGGTTGGACATTCCAGCTAGTAGATGATGGGCGAGTTGTGGAGCTGCGCGGGTCAAGCGAGTGGCTTCTACTAGGGTGA